Proteins co-encoded in one Arachis stenosperma cultivar V10309 chromosome 7, arast.V10309.gnm1.PFL2, whole genome shotgun sequence genomic window:
- the LOC130941062 gene encoding uncharacterized protein LOC130941062 isoform X1, with product MSTQTMKPLTKILQQKTMPFQGTRIQPKTRFTFLFNPPPPCSSSSSLHSRKLFHRTLIMSSTMTQSNKSKRPICPSCSKPARTCLCSRIRVSGIENSVKVTILHHALESKHPLNSTRIAKLGLKNLTVATVSDVNFGARFVIRLIDPNYCKSGFSVRNVRRNGLLCRQFEEAGGTRKLFCEKDCNLVDSSGGKCGLENGVCDDDDDDDCARVNGEVGEILVHSDSDPNCGVYGETQKLFAEKDFNLVDSARKFGLQNYGALVNGEVEKSSNIPSFDTNCAGRPAITFNIGKYGKVSSLSHIWMSDSQSSWLSSFDYVLDHDEACEALSKGFLVKKFQSRKLDNRGIDLEEFEEFEIEVPPGSALLFPSDKAVTIGELDAIGFEVKNLIVLDGTWSKAKRVYSENPWLNILPHLKLEVNEMSLYSDVRHQPKAGYLSTIESIVHALKAFGEENHEDLDRLLDTFEAMVGDQRRCKDERLSKTLP from the coding sequence ATGAGCACACAAACCATGAAACCATTAACCAAAATCCTACAACAAAAAACGATGCCTTTTCAAGGAACCCGGATCCAACCCAAAACCCGCTTCACCTTCCTCTTCAACCCTCCTCCtccttgttcttcttcttcttctttgcacTCACGTAAGCTCTTTCATCGAACCCTTATCATGTCTTCGACTATGACGCAGTCCAACAAATCAAAAAGACCAATTTGCCCCTCTTGCTCCAAACCCGCTCGAACCTGCCTTTGCTCTCGGATCCGGGTCTCTGGAATCGAGAATTCCGTGAAAGTAACCATCTTGCACCACGCATTGGAGAGCAAGCACCCTCTTAATTCCACTAGAATCGCCAAGCTGGGACTCAAGAACCTCACTGTTGCAACTGTTTCAGACGTTAATTTCGGTGCCCGGTTTGTGATTCGGTTAATTGACCCGAATTATTGCAAATCGGGTTTTTCGGTTCGCAATGTGAGAAGAAATGGGTTGCTTTGTCGTCAGTTTGAAGAAGCTGGAGGGACCCGGAAGCTGTTTTGTGAGAAAGATTGTAACTTGGTTGATTCTAGTGGTGGAAAGTGTGGTTTGGAAAATGGTGtttgtgatgatgatgatgatgatgattgtgcAAGGGTGAATGGTGAAGTTGGGGAAATTTTGGTTCATTCGGATTCTGATCCAAATTGTGGTGTTTATGGAGAAACCCAGAAGTTGTTTGCTGAGAAAGATTTTAACTTGGTTGATAGTGCTAGAAAATTTGGGCTGCAAAATTATGGTGCATTGGTGAATGGTGAAGTTGAGAAAAGTTCCAATATTCCAAGTTTTGATACTAATTGTGCTGGAAGGCCTGCTATTACTTTTAATATTGGCAAATATGGTAAAGTTAGTTCTCTATCTCATATTTGGATGTCAGATTCTCAATCCAGCTGGTTGTCAAGTTTTGACTATGTTTTGGATCATGATGAAGCTTGTGAAGCACTCTCAAAAGGGTTTTTGGTGAAGAAGTTTCAAAGCAGGAAATTGGATAATAGGGGCATTGATTTGGAAGAATTTGAGGAATTTGAGATTGAGGTTCCACCAGGATCAGCATTACTATTTCCTTCTGATAAGGCTGTTACTATTGGTGAGCTTGATGCTATTGGTTTTGAGGTGAAGAACTTGATTGTTTTGGATGGAACATGGTCTAAGGCAAAGAGAGTGTATAGTGAAAACCCTTGGTTGAATATCTTGCCTCATTTGAAGCTAGAAGTGAATGAGATGAGCTTGTATAGTGATGTAAGGCACCAACCTAAAGCTGGTTATTTGTCCACCATTGAGAGCATTGTGCATGCATTGAAGGCATTTGGGGAGGAGAATCATGAGGATTTGGATAGACTCTTGGACACTTTTGAGGCTATGGTTGGAGACCAAAGGCGTTGTAAAGACGAGAGATTGAGCAAAACTCTTCCCTAG
- the LOC130941063 gene encoding purple acid phosphatase 18-like, with translation MELLKLLRLVVAVLLSSTATPEAYVRPLPRKNLDLGGGFRWPWDSKTNSQPQQVHISLAGEKHMRVSWITDDKNSPSYVEYGKSPGKYDLVAQGDFTSYSYMLYSSGKIHHTVIGPLEYNTVYYYRCGGQGPEFKLKTPPAQFPITFAVAGDLGQTGWTESTLDHVDQCKHHVYLLPGDLSYADYMQHLWDSFGKLVEPLASSRPWMVTEGNHEEENIPLLKDGFVSYNSRWKMPFEESGSTSNLYYSFEVAGVHIVMLGSYADYDEWSEQYRWLKADLSKVDRKRTPWLVVLFHVPWYNSNKAHQGEGDDMKAAMESLLYAASVDLVIAGHVHAYERSKRVYDGRPDPCGAVHITVGDGGNREGLAHRYINPQPKWSEFREASFGHGELTMVNSTHAYWSWHRNDDDESVKADDFWITSLVSSRCVDDKSHELRSMLMTP, from the exons ATGGAACTCCTCAAACTCCTAAGGTTGGTGGTTGCTGTGTTACTCTCTTCAACTGCCACACCAGAAGCATATGTTAGGCCTCTTCCTCGGAAAAACTTGGACTTAGGAGGAGGCTTCAGATGGCCATGGGATTCAAAAACCAATTCTCAACCCCAACAG GTGCACATTTCTTTAGCAGGAGAGAAGCACATGAGAGTTTCATGGATAACTGATGATAAAAACTCACCTTCTTATGTAGAATATGGAAAATCACCTGGCAAATATGATTTAGTAGCCCAAGGAGATTTCACTTCTTATAGTTATATGCTATATAGCTCAGGAAAGATACACCATACTGTGATTGGTCCTTTGGAGTACAACACTGTGTACTATTATCGATGTGGCGGACAAGGTCCAGAGTTCAAGCttaagactcctccagctcaaTTCCCAATTACAtttgccgttgccggggatttgggGCAGACTGGCTGGACCGAATCAACATTAGATCATGTAGATCAGTGTAAACACCACGTGTACCTGCTTCCGGGAGACCTTTCCTATGCCGATTATATGCAGCATCTATGGGACTCCTTTGGGAAGCTAGTGGAGCCACTTGCTAGTTCAAGGCCATGGATGGTAACTGAGGGGAACCATGAAGAGGAGAATATACCATTGTTGAAGGATGGTTTTGTGTCCTATAATTCCAGATGGAAGATGCCATTTGAAGAGAGTGGATCAACATCAAATCTCTACTATTCTTTTGAAGTTGCAGGTGTTCATATTGTTATGCTTGGCTCCTATGCAGATTATGATGAGTGGTCAGAACAATACAGATGGTTAAAG GCAGATCTATCAAAGGTGGATAGGAAACGGACACCTTGGCTGGTTGTGTTGTTTCATGTACCATGGTATAATAGTAACAAGGCTCATCAAGGTGAAGGAGATGATATGAAGGCAGCTATGGAGTCATTGCTTTATGCTGCTAGTGTTGATTTAGTTATTGCTGGGCATGTTCATGCTTATGAACGCTCG AAGCGCGTGTACGACGGAAGACCGGATCCTTGTGGTGCTGTGCATATAACTGTTGGTGATGGAGGAAATAGAGAAGGCTTAGCTCATAG GTATATAAATCCACAACCAAAATGGTCGGAATTTCGCGAAGCTAGTTTCGGACATGGCGAGCTGACAATGGTTAACTCAACTCATGCTTACTGGAGTTGGCACaggaatgatgatgatgagtcaGTAAAAGCTGATGATTTCTGGATAACCTCTTTGGTTAGCTCGAGATGTGTTGATGACAAGAGCCATGAACTCCGGAGTATGCTTATGACACCATAA
- the LOC130941062 gene encoding uncharacterized protein LOC130941062 isoform X2 — translation MSTQTMKPLTKILQQKTMPFQGTRIQPKTRFTFLFNPPPPCSSSSSLHSRKLFHRTLIMSSTMTQSNKSKRPICPSCSKPARTCLCSRIRVSGIENSVKVTILHHALESKHPLNSTRIAKLGLKNLTVATVSDVNFGARFVIRLIDPNYCKSGFSVRNVRRNGLLCRQFEEAGGTRKLFCEKDCNLVDSSGGKCGLENGVCDDDDDDDCARVNGEVGEILVHSDSDPNCGVYGETQKLFAEKDFNLVDSARKFGLQNYGALVNGEVEKSSNIPSFDTNCAGRPAITFNIGKYACEALSKGFLVKKFQSRKLDNRGIDLEEFEEFEIEVPPGSALLFPSDKAVTIGELDAIGFEVKNLIVLDGTWSKAKRVYSENPWLNILPHLKLEVNEMSLYSDVRHQPKAGYLSTIESIVHALKAFGEENHEDLDRLLDTFEAMVGDQRRCKDERLSKTLP, via the exons ATGAGCACACAAACCATGAAACCATTAACCAAAATCCTACAACAAAAAACGATGCCTTTTCAAGGAACCCGGATCCAACCCAAAACCCGCTTCACCTTCCTCTTCAACCCTCCTCCtccttgttcttcttcttcttctttgcacTCACGTAAGCTCTTTCATCGAACCCTTATCATGTCTTCGACTATGACGCAGTCCAACAAATCAAAAAGACCAATTTGCCCCTCTTGCTCCAAACCCGCTCGAACCTGCCTTTGCTCTCGGATCCGGGTCTCTGGAATCGAGAATTCCGTGAAAGTAACCATCTTGCACCACGCATTGGAGAGCAAGCACCCTCTTAATTCCACTAGAATCGCCAAGCTGGGACTCAAGAACCTCACTGTTGCAACTGTTTCAGACGTTAATTTCGGTGCCCGGTTTGTGATTCGGTTAATTGACCCGAATTATTGCAAATCGGGTTTTTCGGTTCGCAATGTGAGAAGAAATGGGTTGCTTTGTCGTCAGTTTGAAGAAGCTGGAGGGACCCGGAAGCTGTTTTGTGAGAAAGATTGTAACTTGGTTGATTCTAGTGGTGGAAAGTGTGGTTTGGAAAATGGTGtttgtgatgatgatgatgatgatgattgtgcAAGGGTGAATGGTGAAGTTGGGGAAATTTTGGTTCATTCGGATTCTGATCCAAATTGTGGTGTTTATGGAGAAACCCAGAAGTTGTTTGCTGAGAAAGATTTTAACTTGGTTGATAGTGCTAGAAAATTTGGGCTGCAAAATTATGGTGCATTGGTGAATGGTGAAGTTGAGAAAAGTTCCAATATTCCAAGTTTTGATACTAATTGTGCTGGAAGGCCTGCTATTACTTTTAATATTGGCAAATATG CTTGTGAAGCACTCTCAAAAGGGTTTTTGGTGAAGAAGTTTCAAAGCAGGAAATTGGATAATAGGGGCATTGATTTGGAAGAATTTGAGGAATTTGAGATTGAGGTTCCACCAGGATCAGCATTACTATTTCCTTCTGATAAGGCTGTTACTATTGGTGAGCTTGATGCTATTGGTTTTGAGGTGAAGAACTTGATTGTTTTGGATGGAACATGGTCTAAGGCAAAGAGAGTGTATAGTGAAAACCCTTGGTTGAATATCTTGCCTCATTTGAAGCTAGAAGTGAATGAGATGAGCTTGTATAGTGATGTAAGGCACCAACCTAAAGCTGGTTATTTGTCCACCATTGAGAGCATTGTGCATGCATTGAAGGCATTTGGGGAGGAGAATCATGAGGATTTGGATAGACTCTTGGACACTTTTGAGGCTATGGTTGGAGACCAAAGGCGTTGTAAAGACGAGAGATTGAGCAAAACTCTTCCCTAG